A genome region from Astyanax mexicanus isolate ESR-SI-001 chromosome 19, AstMex3_surface, whole genome shotgun sequence includes the following:
- the asb16 gene encoding ankyrin repeat and SOCS box protein 16: MSRDTFAFTSASLRSLRLEQELQDWEDARRALAHRRAMTRRPLPAAPRLRHGTERIQTVRAPPPQIHCRDPTIHNTFMWGDMKGVYAVLKEPGMVNALMEIVHEEMVWTPEMGMWTLSSKVKQTSALRLAAGRGRSDCVEELLFRGADVDADPGGRTALHDACSGGHNTCVKLLLDHGADPDLPTADGSTPLHLCNTADTYLCAELLVSNGANVNVTQRDSCLTPLHVACRRGLEEHVELLLVHRADVTAQSCEGETPLNAACAGAERPSEAGQYLRVVQRLLDAGADACTAGRKQHSALHNSCANCNYRITDLLLQHGARAHAVNCAGYTPMDCLLQVVEDYPDQYPELIARSLLNHGAKPPSSRMLKECVLSPNTLEVILNCFQVVPACEEWLQDVPDELLKEHRPFFDSVWRMIGQPRKLQHLCRCSLRRHLGAQCHSTITKLNIPCALREYLLLRIDGEIH; encoded by the exons ATGTCCCGGGACACATTTGCCTTCACCTCAGCCTCCCTGCGCTCCCTGAGACTGGAGCAGGAGCTGCAGGACTGGGAAGATGCCCGCCGGGCCCTAGCCCACAGGAGGGCCATGACCAGACGGCCTCTGCCAGCCGCTCCAAGGCTCAGGCACGGTACAGAGAGGATTCAGACAGTACGGGCTCCTCCGCCACAGATACACTGCAGAGACCCCACTATACACAACACATTCATGTGGGGAGACATGAAGGGTGTGTACGCTGTTCTCAAAGAGCCTGGCATGGTGAACGCACTGATGGAGATTGTTCATGAGGAGATGGTGTGGACACCGGAGATGG GCATGTGGACCTTATCTTCGAAAGTGAAGCAGACATCTGCGCTGCGATTGGCAGCAGGCAGGGGGCGTTCTGACTGTGTAGAGGAGCTTCTGTTTAGAGGAGCTGATGTAGACGCTGACCCTGGGGGTCGCACAGCTCTTCATGATGCCTGTTCAGGGGGCCACAACACATGCGTGAAGCTGCTACTGGACCACGGTGCTGACCCCGACCTGCCAACTGCCGATGGCAGCACTCCTCTCCACCTTTGCAACACTGCCGACACCTACCT CTGTGCAGAGCTGCTGGTCAGTAATGGTGCTAATGTAAATGTGACTCAGAGGGACTCCTGCCTCACGCCGCTGCACGTGGCATGCCGGCGGGGGCTGGAGGAGCATGTGGAGCTGCTGCTGGTGCACAGAGCTGATGTGACTGCCCAGAGCTGCGAGGGCGAGACCCCTCTGAACGCAGCATGTGCCGGGGCAGAGCGACCTTCAGAGGCAGGCCAGTACCTGCGGGTGGTGCAGCGGCTGCTGGATGCGGGAGCGGACGCATGCACAGCAGGCAGGAAGCAGCACAGCGCTTTGCATAATTCCTGCGCAAACTGCAACTACCGCATTACTGACCTGCTGCTGCAGCACGGGGCACGTGCACATGCAGTCAATTGTGCAGGATACACACCCATGGACTGCCTGCTGCAG GTGGTGGAGGACTATCCAGACCAGTACCCAGAACTGATAGCTCGCTCACTTCTTAACCATGGAGCAAAGCCTCCCTCTTCCAGA ATGCTGAAAGAGTGTGTGCTCTCCCCAAACACATTGGAGGTGATACTGAACTGCTTCCAGGTGGTACCGGCCTGTGAAGAATGGCTACAGGACGTTCCAGATGAGCTGCTGAAG GAGCATAGGCCGTTCTTTGACTCTGTTTGGCGGATGATTGGTCAGCCTCGCAAGCTCCAGCACCTCTGTCGGTGTTCCTTGCGACGCCACCTGGGGGCTCAGTGTCATTCCACCATTACTAAGCTGAATATCCCCTGTGCACTGAGAGAGTACCTGCTGCTGCGCATCGATGGAGAGATCCACTGA